AGAAGAAATAAATGTGGGTGATGAGAAAGATAACGGTGCGGTCGCAGAAGAAGAGTATGCCGCAGAGTATTTGTCGTCGAATCGGACTCATGAACGTAAAAAGGAAGAAGAAGCACAGGAGGAAGAACTCGTCCTCTCAACGGGCTCGAGCAAAAAACTCGAGGAAATATTCGAATCGGCAGAATCTTCCTTTTTAAAAAAGGATCGGTTTACGGGGGACGGCAAGGGGCAGGAAATCATAATAAGCTCCGGAAGGGGCAGGATTGTATTTGAGGAAATAAACGAGCTTCCTCCCGAACCCTTTGAATATCTCGAAGAATTGGATCTCGCGGGTAGTCCGGACGAATATATATATTTCGAACGGGGAGGTAAGTACTATCTTCTTAAAAAGGAGAAAGACGATAAAAGCGAAAAAACAAAAGATGCCGATGATGAGAATATGTTTGCAGATGCGATTGAAGATGAAGGGGCGGTCGGCATCGGGCAGTCAAACGGAGAAGGGTATTTAGATTCCGGAGATGCCTCTTCGTATGCAGGTGGTTTTAAAACCGCACGCGAAGAATATGAGAAATTATTACACGACGGGAAATTTCGTATTTATTCGATAGAGGAAATAAGGGAAATCCTCGGCGATATGAGTAAAAATATCATTATGGAAAACGGCGTGTATAAAATAAATAAAGATCTATTGGAAGGAGATGAATCGGCAAAAAACGTACGATTAAAGGAGCTTATTGATGAAGTGAGTCGGGAAGCGGAAAAACCGGTGAAAACCGAAGCACGTGAAACGGTCGATAAAGAATATATTTATTTTGGAGATAATGGCATAGAATATGATCAATATCTGAAGCAGTTCGATGAATCGGATGACATGCTTACCCAGATAAAATCACTCATGCAGTTTTCACGTCAGATAAACTCGATTATCAATGGATTGCTGATTCGGGAAGGCGACGGTTATCGTCTCGATGTTTCCGTCGGTTTCAGTGACATTTGCAAGGAATATTTCCGTTTCAAAAGGGAGGATATTTATACAACGGAAATATTCAATCAGCGGAAAATATTTCTTATCAACCTTCCCGTGAAACATATCAATTTTTTTCTCAATAAGCGGTGTGAACCTGATATCAATCATATGAACGGCGCGGCTTTTTTACCGGCGGTTTTTAAAGGGAAAGAGGCGTATCTCTTTCTGGCGTTTTCACGGTTTGAAAAGCTTTACATCAAGAACATCATCAATGCATTAAAGCTTGTTTTACAACGGTAAACAACAGCCGCAGCCGGATGCCGGTCCGTAATTTAATGGATAAAAAAAATGCTGATAACAATTATTTTATTAATTGTAATATAAAGTGGTACTTGACAATATACAGGGATAGTATGTATATTTGTGAGATAAATTAAAAGGTGGAGGACGATGATGGAAATTTTATTAAGCATCATTTGTACTCTCGCCGGTGGTATTCTAGGTTGGGTTATCCGATGGCTCTATGCCAGATTTCAACTTTCTTCATCTGAACAAAAGGCTAAAAGGATAATACAGGAGGCACAAAAAGAAGCAGAAACGAGGAAGAGAGAGGTTTTACTAGAAACCAAAGACCAGTTGCTTCGGGAAAAGAATCAACTGGAAAGAGAAACCCGTGAAAGACGAAATGAGCTGCAACGGATGGAAAGGCGGCTTATTTATAAAGATGAGAATCTAGAAAGAAAAATGACCATGCTTGAAAAGCAGGAAAAGGTCATAACGAACCGGGAGAGAGCGTTAACAGAAAAAGAAGAAGAGATAGGGAAAAATCAGGAAAAATGGAAAAAAGAACTAGAACGTATATGCGGTATTTCTGCAGAAGAAGCTAAAAAGCTGCTGGTGCAGAGTCTTGAAAACGAAGCGAAACGAGATGCACAGGTCATTATAAACAGGATAGAGCAGGAAGCACAGCTAACTGCAGAAAAAAAAGCAAGAGAAATTATCGTGGCGACAATCCAACGAATCGCCACTGATATCACATCGGAAGTGGCAATTACATCGGTAAGTCTGCCGAATGATGAAATGAAAGGGAGAATAATCGGAAGGGAAGGGCGTAATATCCGTACATTGGAAACCCTGACCGGTGTCGATATTATTATTGACGATACTCCCGAAGCCGTTGTTATCTCGTGCTTTGATCCAATCAGAAAAGAAATCGCAAAGGTTTCATTGGAAAGACTCATATCAGACGGGCGGATACATCCGGCGAGAATCGAAGAAATTGTCCAGAAAGTGACAAAGGAAATCGGTCAAAAAATCTACGAAGAAGGTGAAAAAATACTTTTTGATCTGGGTATCCATAATTTCAGGCCGGAAGGAATACGCGCACTCGGACGGCTTCACTTTCGGACAAGTTATGGACAGAATGTCCTCAATCACTCGAAAGAAGTCGCGATACTTTCGGGACTTCTGGCTTCGGAGCTGGGAGCGAATGTCGATATCGCGAAACGCGCCGCACTGCTTCATGATATCGGCAAGGGAGTCGAAACGGAGAGTGAGGGAAATCATGCAGAAATAGGGATGGAACTCGCCAAGAAGCTCGGGGAAGATCCGAAAGTGATTAACGCGATCGGTTCACATCACAACGATGTGGAGCCCGAGTCGATCGAAGCGATTATCGTTCAGATCGCGGATGCCATTTCGGCATCGCGGCCGGGAGCACGACGGGAAACCCTCGACAACTACCTGAAACGGCTTGAAAACCTCGAGAAAATCGCAGAAGATTTTGACGGAGTCGACAAATCATACGCAATTCAAGCAGGTAGGGAATTGAGGATTATTGTCAACAACGAAACAGTGAGTGATGACGAGGCAAAAGAGCTGGCAAAAAAAATCGCCAAAAGAATCGAGGATGAGTTAAAATATCCGGGAAGAATCAAGGTAACGATCATCCGGGAAACAAGAATATTGGAATATGCAAGGTAAGGTGTAGCGGACAACACCGTATTCTTGCTGATGAAGGGGAGTTTTCTTCTTTTCTTCGGGAGCCTTTTGATAACGGTTACCGCCAAAAGCGCGGTGACGGTTATAAAGGGCTCCCTCCTTTTTTATCCGGGTATTCGTCGACACGTTGGAACAAAAAGCTGAATAAAAAATGAAGGTTAACAAAGATGCATCATGGTTTAAAAATACTTGTTCTGGGTGATGTCATTGGGAAACCCGGATGCAGGGCTATATTCGGATATCTCGGGAGTTTGAAAAAGACGACAAAAGCCGATTGTGTGGTCGTGAACGGAGAAAACGCGTTTGAAGGAAAAGGAATCACTCCTGAAATATGCCAGATGTTTTTTAAATCCGGAGTCGATGTCATCACGACCGGTAACCATATCTGGCAACAGCGGGAGATACTGCCCTTTTTGGATAAAGAAGACCGGATTCTCAGACCGGAAAACTATCCCACAGGTGTTCCCGGTAAAGGACATTGCCTTATAACGGTTAAGGATAAGAAGGTCGGGATTATTAATCTTCAGGGGAGGGTCTTCCTTTCTCCCCTCAGATGTCCTTTTCAGGTCGGAAAAGATACCGCCGTGCGGCTCAGACGGGAAACACCAGTGGTTATCGTCGATTTTCACGCCGAGTGGACGGAAGAAAAGGAAGCGCTTGCTATTTATCTTGACGGAACAATTTCGGCGCTCGTCGGAACACATACGCATGTACAAACGGCGGATGAACGAATATTGCCGCACGGAACGGGTTATATTACCGATATCGGGATGACCGGTCCCGGAGAGAGTATTATCGGGATGAATCCGTCCATAGTGATCCAGAAAAATTTGAGTCAGATGCCCCTCAAAATGGAGGTCGCGGACAAGCAGGCCGATATTATGGGCGTACTCCTTTCAATCGATGCGGAAACGGGGAAGACCGTATCCGTCGAGCGTATCTGGGAAAAGTCCGTTATCTAGCGATGAAAGAAAAAAAAATACCGCTTCTCACATTACTCTGCGGCCGTTACCCCGATATCGGGAGGGAGGAGTTGTACGCACGGATTGTCTGTGGTGAGGTCTATGTGAACGGTGAAAAAGTCTCCGACGCCAAGACATCCGTCACCTCCTGCTGCACCATCGAGTTTCTCAAAAAGGGTTTTGTTTCAAGGGGCGGCAGAAAACTTTATCATGTCCTTTCGAAGTGGCGGTGTGAGGTCAATGATAAAATTTTCCTGGATGCGGGGTGTTCGACGGGGGGATTTACCGATTGTCTTCTCAAAAAAGGCGCCCGCCTGGTCTATGCAATCGATGTCGGATATAATCAGATCGATTACCGGCTCAGGCAAGATCCACGTGTGGTGGTTATGGAACGAACCAATATAACGGACGTGACTGCCGGAAATCTCACGCAGCGACCTTCCGCCGCGGTTTGTGATCTCTCGTTTCGTTCCGTGAGGCAGGCAGCGTCGCATATCCTGTCACTGGTCAGCCCCGGATGGCTGATCGCATTGATAAAACCGCAATTCGAATGGAAGCATCCGGCTCCCGGGTTCAAGGGGATCGTGATGGACAACCGGTTGGTATATCGGATATGTGAACATCTGATCGATGATCTATATAGTGAGCACGTGTTTGTCTCGAGAATCGAACGTTCCCCGCTTAAGGGAAGAAAGGGAAATACGGAATTGTTTTTTATGCTGAAACAGAAGCAGGAAGACGGGAGGGAAACGATAAAAGAAAACCTGAAAAAGATGTGCGGAGTATAAAAA
The Spirochaetales bacterium genome window above contains:
- the rny gene encoding ribonuclease Y; the encoded protein is MEILLSIICTLAGGILGWVIRWLYARFQLSSSEQKAKRIIQEAQKEAETRKREVLLETKDQLLREKNQLERETRERRNELQRMERRLIYKDENLERKMTMLEKQEKVITNRERALTEKEEEIGKNQEKWKKELERICGISAEEAKKLLVQSLENEAKRDAQVIINRIEQEAQLTAEKKAREIIVATIQRIATDITSEVAITSVSLPNDEMKGRIIGREGRNIRTLETLTGVDIIIDDTPEAVVISCFDPIRKEIAKVSLERLISDGRIHPARIEEIVQKVTKEIGQKIYEEGEKILFDLGIHNFRPEGIRALGRLHFRTSYGQNVLNHSKEVAILSGLLASELGANVDIAKRAALLHDIGKGVETESEGNHAEIGMELAKKLGEDPKVINAIGSHHNDVEPESIEAIIVQIADAISASRPGARRETLDNYLKRLENLEKIAEDFDGVDKSYAIQAGRELRIIVNNETVSDDEAKELAKKIAKRIEDELKYPGRIKVTIIRETRILEYAR
- a CDS encoding TIGR00282 family metallophosphoesterase, whose product is MHHGLKILVLGDVIGKPGCRAIFGYLGSLKKTTKADCVVVNGENAFEGKGITPEICQMFFKSGVDVITTGNHIWQQREILPFLDKEDRILRPENYPTGVPGKGHCLITVKDKKVGIINLQGRVFLSPLRCPFQVGKDTAVRLRRETPVVIVDFHAEWTEEKEALAIYLDGTISALVGTHTHVQTADERILPHGTGYITDIGMTGPGESIIGMNPSIVIQKNLSQMPLKMEVADKQADIMGVLLSIDAETGKTVSVERIWEKSVI
- a CDS encoding TlyA family RNA methyltransferase, encoding MKEKKIPLLTLLCGRYPDIGREELYARIVCGEVYVNGEKVSDAKTSVTSCCTIEFLKKGFVSRGGRKLYHVLSKWRCEVNDKIFLDAGCSTGGFTDCLLKKGARLVYAIDVGYNQIDYRLRQDPRVVVMERTNITDVTAGNLTQRPSAAVCDLSFRSVRQAASHILSLVSPGWLIALIKPQFEWKHPAPGFKGIVMDNRLVYRICEHLIDDLYSEHVFVSRIERSPLKGRKGNTELFFMLKQKQEDGRETIKENLKKMCGV